One genomic region from Acidobacteriota bacterium encodes:
- a CDS encoding CHAD domain-containing protein — protein MKTGITLKNKDIRGFAAESALFWVRAMFSQAAGTREGKDIEHLHDMRVASRRLRECFRVFNAFYAPRKLKKVLSSVRNITRVLGRPRETDVNLSLLAAYQPGPSPILSTTHEYLLEIFEFEQARQRRKMLKQVGKIDRGALENMLSRFAETARTSRSRPSLLTQVGQELEFEGFLSISTRDLRQNVAKIFAFEAAPSGEEYEARLHELRINTKKLRYRLELLNAAYDQRFGGGIRLAKDLQDVIGWAHDYSVLIVQLESHRRYLTQKGRMRLARGCQRTIADFDAIKASYLDRVQPARIGFLQELSRLDLAPENHLLPVPGRIERQAMSG, from the coding sequence GCGGCTTCGCGGCGGAGTCGGCCCTCTTTTGGGTGAGAGCCATGTTTTCCCAGGCTGCCGGCACTCGAGAGGGGAAGGATATCGAGCACCTTCACGATATGCGGGTGGCCTCCCGCAGGCTGCGCGAGTGCTTTCGGGTGTTCAACGCCTTTTATGCTCCCAGAAAGCTGAAGAAGGTTCTTTCATCGGTCAGGAACATCACCCGGGTCCTGGGACGGCCCCGGGAAACCGATGTCAACCTCAGTCTGCTGGCGGCCTACCAACCCGGACCGTCACCGATCCTGAGCACCACCCATGAGTACCTGCTGGAGATTTTTGAATTTGAACAGGCGCGCCAGCGGCGAAAGATGCTCAAGCAGGTGGGCAAGATCGACCGGGGCGCCCTCGAAAACATGCTGAGCCGGTTTGCCGAAACCGCTCGCACGAGCCGGTCCAGACCCTCGTTGCTTACCCAGGTGGGCCAGGAACTGGAGTTCGAGGGTTTTCTCAGTATCAGCACCAGGGATCTCAGGCAGAACGTCGCCAAGATCTTCGCCTTCGAGGCGGCGCCCTCAGGGGAGGAGTACGAAGCGCGTTTGCATGAACTCAGGATCAACACCAAGAAACTGCGATACCGCCTGGAACTCCTGAATGCAGCTTACGACCAGCGGTTCGGCGGGGGGATCAGGCTGGCCAAGGATCTGCAGGACGTCATCGGTTGGGCCCACGACTATAGCGTACTGATCGTCCAACTGGAATCCCACCGGCGGTACCTGACCCAAAAAGGCAGGATGAGGTTGGCCAGGGGCTGCCAGCGAACCATCGCGGACTTCGACGCAATCAAGGCCTCCTATCTCGATCGGGTCCAACCAGCCCGCATCGGTTTTCTGCAGGAACTCTCCCGGCTGGATCTGGCGCCCGAAAACCACCTGCTTCCCGTTCCAGGCAGGATCGAGAGGCAGGCAATGTCCGGATGA
- a CDS encoding NYN domain-containing protein — MQIDERKIAVFIDFENVAMGVRESRYGNFDIDLVLKRLVEKGKITVKRAYSDWHRYAEFKRAFHQAAIELIDVPQSRYSGKNSADIRMVVDALDLSYQRDHIDTFVLVSGDSDFSPLVSKLRENGRYVIGMGVKQSSSDLLINNCDEFIFYEDLVRPSTENTTLAPKLNGLPRKKAEALRLVVETFEALQREGKEFIYGSVIKQTLVRKLPSFNEAYFGYPSFSRLLEDAAENKLLQLTKDQKSGGYIVTLSGDGTGTEAPSEEKAESTPSGGESPPPAGKSSAPTRTRSSRGRRQGARENARTDPQPPVETAPTEPRSDPAPQAFTKTPEAPAESSSAGETASAEQSTESSPPVEKKTARPRRRSPRSPSAGSKQSTAEEAEVPPAAEIASAPPEQPVESASATPPSPEEEQASVQEPSPGETTAAEQSTESSPTVEKKTARPRRRSPRRRGAASKQSAPEATEVAPAAEIAPAPPEKPAESATAADPSAAGEQASVQEPSPGETTAAEQSTEPSPTVEKKAARPRRRSPRSRTAGSRKSASKAAEEAAPAEVPADSPEQPPESLATAAAPAAGGRTSVEEASPVEAPPADAPLLSGAAAPTTEPDSDGGAAPKRRRKTTTARKKTTRSKTTRSRKSPARDTEPTLFSQIEDSSSGAAS, encoded by the coding sequence ATGCAGATCGACGAACGAAAAATTGCCGTCTTCATCGACTTTGAGAACGTGGCCATGGGTGTCCGCGAAAGTCGATACGGCAATTTCGACATCGACCTCGTCCTCAAGCGGCTGGTCGAGAAGGGCAAGATCACCGTCAAGCGCGCCTACTCCGACTGGCATCGCTACGCCGAATTCAAGAGGGCCTTTCATCAAGCCGCTATCGAGTTGATCGATGTGCCGCAGAGCCGTTACAGCGGCAAGAACAGCGCCGACATTCGAATGGTGGTGGATGCGCTGGACCTGTCTTACCAACGGGACCACATCGATACCTTCGTCCTGGTTTCCGGGGACAGCGACTTTTCCCCGCTGGTCTCCAAGCTGCGGGAGAATGGCCGCTACGTCATCGGGATGGGAGTCAAGCAGTCCTCCTCCGATCTGTTGATCAACAACTGCGACGAGTTCATCTTTTATGAAGACCTGGTGCGGCCCTCCACCGAAAACACGACCCTGGCTCCCAAGCTGAATGGATTGCCTCGCAAGAAAGCCGAGGCCCTGCGTCTGGTTGTCGAAACCTTTGAGGCGCTACAGCGCGAAGGCAAGGAGTTCATCTACGGTTCCGTCATCAAGCAGACGCTGGTCCGAAAGTTGCCCTCTTTCAATGAGGCCTACTTCGGATACCCGAGCTTCTCCCGCCTGTTGGAGGACGCCGCCGAAAACAAGCTGCTCCAGTTGACCAAGGACCAAAAGAGCGGCGGCTATATCGTGACTTTGAGCGGGGATGGCACCGGGACTGAGGCGCCTTCCGAAGAAAAGGCGGAGTCCACTCCCTCCGGGGGCGAAAGCCCGCCGCCGGCCGGCAAGAGCAGTGCGCCGACCAGAACCCGCTCGTCCCGCGGTCGCCGGCAAGGTGCTCGAGAGAACGCCAGGACCGATCCTCAGCCTCCCGTTGAAACCGCACCCACCGAACCTCGGAGCGATCCGGCGCCCCAGGCCTTTACGAAAACACCCGAGGCTCCGGCGGAGAGCTCCTCCGCGGGGGAAACCGCCTCAGCCGAACAATCCACCGAGTCGTCTCCTCCGGTTGAAAAGAAAACGGCGCGGCCACGCCGGCGCTCTCCCAGGAGTCCCAGCGCCGGGAGCAAGCAGTCCACTGCCGAGGAAGCCGAGGTGCCCCCGGCAGCCGAGATCGCTTCGGCCCCACCGGAGCAGCCCGTAGAGAGCGCATCGGCCACGCCGCCATCTCCCGAGGAGGAGCAGGCTTCGGTGCAGGAGCCCTCCCCGGGGGAAACCACCGCGGCCGAACAATCCACCGAGTCGTCTCCCACGGTTGAAAAGAAAACGGCGCGGCCACGCCGGCGCTCTCCCAGGAGGCGTGGCGCCGCGAGCAAGCAGTCCGCTCCCGAGGCAACCGAGGTGGCCCCAGCAGCCGAGATCGCCCCTGCCCCACCGGAAAAGCCTGCAGAAAGCGCAACGGCCGCAGATCCCTCTGCCGCCGGGGAGCAGGCTTCGGTGCAGGAGCCCTCCCCGGGGGAAACCACCGCGGCCGAACAATCCACCGAGCCATCTCCCACGGTTGAAAAGAAAGCGGCGCGTCCCCGCCGGCGCTCTCCCAGGAGCCGCACCGCCGGTAGCAGGAAGTCTGCCTCCAAAGCGGCCGAAGAAGCTGCGCCGGCCGAGGTTCCCGCTGATTCACCGGAGCAGCCTCCGGAGAGCCTGGCGACCGCGGCGGCTCCTGCCGCGGGAGGGCGGACTTCAGTGGAAGAAGCATCCCCGGTGGAAGCGCCGCCCGCCGACGCACCCCTGCTGAGCGGGGCTGCCGCACCCACGACCGAGCCGGACTCGGACGGCGGCGCCGCCCCCAAACGTCGCAGGAAGACCACGACTGCCCGGAAGAAGACCACCCGCAGCAAAACAACCCGGAGCCGCAAATCACCGGCTCGCGACACGGAACCTACCCTTTTCTCCCAGATTGAGGATTCATCATCGGGCGCGGCCTCGTGA